A single region of the Hyphomicrobiales bacterium genome encodes:
- a CDS encoding Phage major capsid protein, translated as MEHLTLEVKFAAGEAGLVSGYASLFGRPADYVNDVIEAGAFRATISAHDGAGTMPAMLREHKGDPVGLWLEIEEDELGLRVKGQIDLDTQEGREAYEAVRTGKIDGLSIGYRAQKAERDPSGARTLQEIELHEISLVRRPAASRARVLSVKSAPAGATAAKGAAILKRKTMEQKATAPGGDPGNGETATAEDRVGGLESKVTDIDTRLSAVEEKVGAVKSVADRIEAKLSRPGATIEKKAEPEKIETKAFGSFLRQGREALGVDEVKALRVADDTAGGYLAPAEFVAQVIKGIVEFSPVRQAAKVGSTSSGSVILPKRTGRPTAHWVGETEDRTETGSTYGQVEIPVHETACYVDVSQRLLEDAAVNVEAEVSADLAEEFGRIEGVAFVNGDGVKKPLGFMNDAGVGVGLNGHATALGADALIGLMYSLPAFYRNRGSWMMNGTTLATVRKLKDGQGNYLWQPSYQAGQPETLLGRPVVEAVDMPDVASGTFPIAFGDFATAYRIYDRVSLSVLRDPYTVATKGLVRFHARRRVGGGVVLGEALTKLKMATS; from the coding sequence ATGGAACACCTCACACTTGAAGTGAAATTTGCGGCGGGCGAAGCAGGGCTGGTATCAGGCTATGCATCACTTTTCGGCCGTCCGGCTGACTACGTGAATGATGTGATCGAGGCTGGGGCGTTCCGAGCGACGATCTCCGCGCATGACGGCGCTGGCACGATGCCCGCCATGTTGCGTGAGCACAAGGGCGATCCTGTCGGGCTTTGGCTGGAGATCGAGGAAGACGAGCTGGGACTTCGTGTGAAAGGCCAGATCGATCTCGACACCCAGGAAGGACGGGAAGCTTATGAGGCGGTGCGCACCGGCAAGATTGACGGCTTGAGCATCGGCTATCGAGCCCAGAAGGCTGAGCGTGACCCAAGTGGCGCTCGCACCCTCCAAGAAATCGAGTTGCACGAGATCAGCCTGGTCCGCCGTCCAGCGGCGAGCCGGGCGCGCGTGCTCTCCGTTAAGTCGGCTCCGGCCGGCGCCACAGCCGCGAAGGGCGCGGCAATCCTCAAGAGGAAGACTATGGAACAGAAAGCAACCGCGCCCGGCGGCGATCCGGGCAATGGAGAAACGGCGACCGCTGAGGATCGCGTCGGTGGCCTTGAAAGCAAGGTTACCGATATCGACACTCGGCTTTCAGCTGTTGAAGAAAAGGTTGGCGCGGTGAAGTCTGTCGCTGATCGGATCGAGGCGAAGCTGAGCCGGCCCGGCGCCACCATCGAGAAGAAAGCTGAGCCCGAGAAGATCGAGACGAAAGCTTTCGGCAGCTTCCTTCGTCAGGGCCGCGAAGCCCTCGGCGTCGATGAGGTGAAGGCGCTACGTGTCGCTGACGACACGGCCGGCGGCTATCTCGCCCCTGCCGAGTTCGTCGCACAGGTGATCAAGGGCATCGTCGAGTTCTCGCCCGTGCGCCAAGCGGCCAAGGTCGGATCGACTTCGTCCGGTTCCGTCATCCTGCCGAAGCGCACGGGACGCCCAACCGCCCATTGGGTCGGTGAGACTGAGGATCGGACGGAAACCGGCTCGACCTACGGGCAAGTTGAAATCCCGGTCCATGAAACCGCCTGCTACGTGGATGTTTCCCAGCGCCTTCTCGAAGATGCTGCGGTGAATGTCGAAGCTGAGGTGTCGGCGGATCTCGCGGAAGAGTTCGGCCGCATCGAGGGTGTTGCCTTCGTTAACGGCGATGGCGTGAAGAAGCCCCTTGGCTTCATGAACGATGCCGGTGTGGGGGTCGGCCTCAACGGTCATGCGACGGCTCTCGGCGCCGATGCCTTGATCGGCCTCATGTACTCGCTGCCGGCCTTCTACCGCAATCGTGGCTCGTGGATGATGAACGGCACCACACTCGCCACCGTGCGGAAGCTGAAGGACGGCCAGGGCAACTACCTCTGGCAGCCGAGCTACCAGGCGGGCCAGCCCGAGACGCTGCTTGGGCGCCCTGTCGTTGAGGCAGTGGACATGCCCGATGTTGCGTCCGGCACCTTCCCGATTGCCTTCGGTGACTTCGCCACTGCCTACCGCATCTACGACCGGGTTTCCCTGTCGGTGCTGCGCGATCCCTACACCGTCGCGACGAAGGGTCTTGTTCGGTTCCACGCCCGGCGTCGTGTTGGTGGCGGCGTCGTTCTCGGGGAAGCGCTGACGAAGCTGAAGATGGCCACGAGCTGA
- a CDS encoding Flagellar hook-associated protein flgK, with product MRDLIHNIAALPAIAPAVQSAAVDGAAMDLKGFNRVAFVINTGAIAGSGDFGVKVQESDDGSAFTDAAASAVLGAVPATLAATTAYKLGYVGFKQYARLSLTKAGGTSIALSALAILGDPASAPVT from the coding sequence ATGCGTGATCTCATCCACAATATCGCTGCCCTGCCGGCCATTGCGCCGGCCGTGCAGTCCGCTGCCGTAGATGGTGCGGCGATGGATCTGAAGGGCTTCAACCGTGTCGCCTTCGTCATCAATACCGGTGCTATCGCCGGGTCCGGTGACTTCGGCGTCAAGGTTCAGGAATCCGACGATGGATCGGCGTTCACCGATGCGGCGGCATCTGCCGTGCTCGGCGCCGTGCCGGCTACCCTTGCTGCGACGACTGCCTACAAGCTCGGCTATGTCGGCTTCAAGCAATATGCTCGCCTGTCGCTGACGAAGGCAGGTGGAACGTCGATTGCCCTGAGTGCTCTCGCCATTCTCGGCGATCCAGCTTCGGCTCCTGTGACCTGA
- a CDS encoding 5-methylcytosine-specific restriction protein A, with protein MPWSPPKHCPRGHPAFTGSRCPHCAADFKARADLRRGSAHERGYDVRWRRARTHFLAHHPLCVVCESEGVIAPATVVDHRVPHRGDQALFWDVTNWQPLCKAHHDRKTATEDGGFGRGRGEGRNSGDVGRGPFGGSRAQSR; from the coding sequence ATGCCATGGTCGCCCCCGAAGCACTGCCCGCGCGGGCATCCTGCCTTCACCGGCAGCCGGTGCCCGCACTGTGCAGCTGACTTCAAGGCAAGGGCTGATCTCAGACGTGGTTCGGCGCACGAGCGTGGTTACGACGTGCGATGGCGCCGAGCCCGGACACACTTCCTCGCCCATCATCCGTTGTGCGTCGTGTGTGAGAGCGAAGGCGTGATCGCCCCGGCGACGGTGGTTGATCATCGCGTCCCGCATCGCGGCGATCAGGCCCTGTTCTGGGATGTCACGAACTGGCAGCCGCTGTGCAAGGCGCACCACGACCGGAAGACGGCGACCGAGGACGGCGGTTTCGGCCGAGGCCGGGGGGAGGGTCGAAATTCTGGCGACGTGGGGCGGGGACCGTTTGGGGGGTCTCGCGCGCAATCTCGGTGA